One segment of Megachile rotundata isolate GNS110a chromosome 6, iyMegRotu1, whole genome shotgun sequence DNA contains the following:
- the LOC105662756 gene encoding uncharacterized protein LOC105662756 gives MYSNEYDDGSLMNSYIKWSIRLAKLHQRTLRIFQEHEHMHRNDEESEEVKANVEYCCKCRGETVDVDENAASFPHIQDLCPADRKRIAQLVKQLIKCTKEMRNAKSELAVSESEKDAVKNQFQMLLDRQETEKKKLEYQLIQAQAETNELKTRISRILETLTAQIVAQEKQFLELTETVRDLVREKSRLQTVLVEKQTESNALRGKFQRTKELLEAERLDRYKNVSEKVHHACQTDQPETTVKNVQEEFDKGSCRSQNVRIKRKNDLEKPSTESILLRELFFRKPSVEENGSLDIIPVLSETDLHTRRSNSLTFI, from the exons ATGTATTCAAACGAATACGACGATGGTTCGCTTATGAATTCGTATATTAAATGGAGCATAAG ATTGGCTAAACTCCATCAACGAACTTTGAGAATCTTCCAAGAGCACGAACACATGCACCGCAACGACGAAG AGAGCGAGGAGGTGAAGGCCAATGTGGAGTACTGCTGCAAATGCAGAGGGGAGACCGTGGACGTAGACGAAAATGCAGCTTCCTTTCCTCACATCCAAGATCTCTGTCCGGCGGACAGGAAAAGGATAGCCCAGCTGGTTAAACAATTGATCAA ATGTACGAAGGAAATGCGAAATGCGAAATCTGAATTAGCTGTCAGCGAGTCCGAAAAGGATGCTGTGAAGAATCAGTTTCAAATGTTGCTAGATCGACAAGAAACGGAGAAGAAAAAATTGGAGTATCag TTGATTCAAGCACAGGCGGAAACGAACGAATTGAAAACTCGAATTTCACGAATTCTTGAGACGTTGACAGCACAGATTGTCGCGCAGGAAAAACAATTTTTAGAACTCACAGAAACTGTCAGGGATCTAGTGCGAGAAAAGTCGAGGCTACAAACCGTTCTCGTTGAAAAGCAGACGGAAAGCAATGCCCTGAGGGGCAAGTTTCAAAGAACAAAGGAGCTACTTGAAGCGGAGAGATTAGACAGATATAAGAACGTGTCGGAGAAGGTTCACCATGCCTGCCAAACCGACCAGCCAGAGACGACAGT GAAAAACGTCCAAGAAGAATTTGACAAAGGATCGTGTCGTTCGCAAAATGTACGAATAAAAAGGAAAAACGATTTAGAAAAGCCATCAACGGAAAGTATACTACTAAGAGAACTATTCTTTAGGAAACCAAGTGTCGAGGAAAATGGATCATTAGATATCATCCCAGTTTTGTCCGAAACAGACTTGCATACAAGGCGTTCCAACTCTCTTACTTTCATTTGA
- the LOC100878340 gene encoding neuropeptide CCHamide-1 receptor-like isoform X2: MFRTRTTVSPLSESWTTSSTSSILRVTSGISSTTHYTSIGSVYDVIDQTMLMDEEENYTPYGDRPETYIVPVVFLLIFLIGLTGNGVLVLTILRHRNMRNVPNIYVFSLALGDLLVIVTCVPFTITVYILDSWPFGLQLCRVSECAKDISIGVSVFTLTALSADRYFAIVDPMRKLHATGSRATRFAVIVAVMIWLLAIVCAIPASFSYVREFRVNSNMNFSACYPFPERFGPKYPQIIVICRFFINYAIPLTVIGVFYALMARHLMRSTRNIPGEIQGQVRQIKARKKVAKMVMAFVIVFAVCFFFHHVFMLWFYIHPTAQKDYNDFWHYFRIISFCLAFTNSCINPIALYCVRGTFRKYFDKYLLCCVPRRVRMRYRRSSDLSSRGRGQSFSLMSSRRYLGDSRRGQRNTVHLSVLGNDVRTSLPCKEQETTISLTACPNGVEDDLRNHRNSTTEQPISRECSLNSKD; the protein is encoded by the exons ATGTTCAGAACTCGCACCACCGTATCCCCGTTATCCGAGTCATGGACAACGTCGTCCACCTCGTCGATCCTCAGAGTGACATCTGGAATATCATCCACCACGCATTACACGAGCATAGGAAGCGTGTACGATGTGATCGATCAAACGATGCTGATGGATGAGGAAGAAAACTACACGCCGTATGGAGATCGACCGGAGACTTACATCGTGCCAGTGGTGTTTCTGCTTATCTTCCTGATTGGGCTAACCGGGAACGGGGTGTTGGTACTCACTATCCTACGGCACAGGAACATGAGAAACGTTCCTAATATTTATGTCTTCTCCTTGGCGCTTGGAGACCTCTTG GTGATAGTAACGTGCGTCCCATTCACCATCACGGTCTACATTTTGGACTCTTGGCCATTTGGGCTCCAGCTTTGTAGGGTTTCTGAATGCGCCAAAGATATCTCCATCGGAGTTTCGGTGTTCACTTTGACAGCACTTTCAGCGGACAGATATTTTGCTATCGTGGATCCAATGCGAAAACTTCATGCCACTG GAAGTCGAGCAACGCGTTTCGCGGTGATCGTCGCTGTGATGATTTGGCTGTTAGCCATTGTATGCGCCATTCCAGCTTCCTTTTCCTACGTCAGAGAATTCCGAGTGAACAGTAACATGAACTTTAGC GCCTGCTATCCATTCCCGGAACGATTTGGCCCGAAATATCCTCAAATCATTGTGATCTGTCGTTTTTTCATCAACTACGCCATTCCGCTCACCGTCATCGGTGTTTTTTATGCTCTGATGGCCAGACACCTAATGCGGAGCACCAGAAATATACCCGGAGAGATACAGGGTCAG GTGAGGCAAATAAAAGCACGGAAGAAGGTAGCCAAGATGGTGATGGCTTTCGTGATAGTTTTCGCGGTGTGTTTCTTCTTTCATCACGTGTTCATGCTGTGGTTCTACATTCATCCGACCGCGCAAAAAGACTACAATGACTTTTGGCattattttcgaattattaGCTTCTGCCTGGCGTTCACCAACAGCTGCATCAATCCCATAGCCCTGTACTGCGTGAGGGGCACGTTCAGGAAATACTTCGACAA GTACCTGCTGTGTTGCGTGCCGAGGAGGGTTCGTATGAGATATCGTCGTTCATCGGACTTGAGTTCCCGGGGACGAGGTCAAAGTTTCTCGTTGATGAGCTCGAGGAGGTACCTGGGTGATTCGCGTCGGGGACAACGAAACACTGTGCATCTGTCCGTCCTTGGTAACGACGTTAGGACCAGCCTCCCATGCAAGGAACAAGAGACGACCATTAGTTTAACCGCGTGTCCGAACGGTGTAGAGGATGATCTGAGGAATCATCGGAATTCGACGACGGAGCAACCCATCAGTCGCGAGTGCTCGTTAAATTCCAAGGACTGA
- the LOC100878340 gene encoding neuropeptide CCHamide-1 receptor-like isoform X3 — MFRTRTTVSPLSESWTTSSTSSILRVTSGISSTTHYTSIGSVYDVIDQTMLMDEEENYTPYGDRPETYIVPVVIVTCVPFTITVYILDSWPFGLQLCRVSECAKDISIGVSVFTLTALSADRYFAIVDPMRKLHATGTGSRATRFAVIVAVMIWLLAIVCAIPASFSYVREFRVNSNMNFSACYPFPERFGPKYPQIIVICRFFINYAIPLTVIGVFYALMARHLMRSTRNIPGEIQGQVRQIKARKKVAKMVMAFVIVFAVCFFFHHVFMLWFYIHPTAQKDYNDFWHYFRIISFCLAFTNSCINPIALYCVRGTFRKYFDKYLLCCVPRRVRMRYRRSSDLSSRGRGQSFSLMSSRRYLGDSRRGQRNTVHLSVLGNDVRTSLPCKEQETTISLTACPNGVEDDLRNHRNSTTEQPISRECSLNSKD; from the exons ATGTTCAGAACTCGCACCACCGTATCCCCGTTATCCGAGTCATGGACAACGTCGTCCACCTCGTCGATCCTCAGAGTGACATCTGGAATATCATCCACCACGCATTACACGAGCATAGGAAGCGTGTACGATGTGATCGATCAAACGATGCTGATGGATGAGGAAGAAAACTACACGCCGTATGGAGATCGACCGGAGACTTACATCGTGCCAGTG GTGATAGTAACGTGCGTCCCATTCACCATCACGGTCTACATTTTGGACTCTTGGCCATTTGGGCTCCAGCTTTGTAGGGTTTCTGAATGCGCCAAAGATATCTCCATCGGAGTTTCGGTGTTCACTTTGACAGCACTTTCAGCGGACAGATATTTTGCTATCGTGGATCCAATGCGAAAACTTCATGCCACTG GTACAGGAAGTCGAGCAACGCGTTTCGCGGTGATCGTCGCTGTGATGATTTGGCTGTTAGCCATTGTATGCGCCATTCCAGCTTCCTTTTCCTACGTCAGAGAATTCCGAGTGAACAGTAACATGAACTTTAGC GCCTGCTATCCATTCCCGGAACGATTTGGCCCGAAATATCCTCAAATCATTGTGATCTGTCGTTTTTTCATCAACTACGCCATTCCGCTCACCGTCATCGGTGTTTTTTATGCTCTGATGGCCAGACACCTAATGCGGAGCACCAGAAATATACCCGGAGAGATACAGGGTCAG GTGAGGCAAATAAAAGCACGGAAGAAGGTAGCCAAGATGGTGATGGCTTTCGTGATAGTTTTCGCGGTGTGTTTCTTCTTTCATCACGTGTTCATGCTGTGGTTCTACATTCATCCGACCGCGCAAAAAGACTACAATGACTTTTGGCattattttcgaattattaGCTTCTGCCTGGCGTTCACCAACAGCTGCATCAATCCCATAGCCCTGTACTGCGTGAGGGGCACGTTCAGGAAATACTTCGACAA GTACCTGCTGTGTTGCGTGCCGAGGAGGGTTCGTATGAGATATCGTCGTTCATCGGACTTGAGTTCCCGGGGACGAGGTCAAAGTTTCTCGTTGATGAGCTCGAGGAGGTACCTGGGTGATTCGCGTCGGGGACAACGAAACACTGTGCATCTGTCCGTCCTTGGTAACGACGTTAGGACCAGCCTCCCATGCAAGGAACAAGAGACGACCATTAGTTTAACCGCGTGTCCGAACGGTGTAGAGGATGATCTGAGGAATCATCGGAATTCGACGACGGAGCAACCCATCAGTCGCGAGTGCTCGTTAAATTCCAAGGACTGA
- the LOC100878340 gene encoding neuropeptide CCHamide-1 receptor-like isoform X1, whose protein sequence is MFRTRTTVSPLSESWTTSSTSSILRVTSGISSTTHYTSIGSVYDVIDQTMLMDEEENYTPYGDRPETYIVPVVFLLIFLIGLTGNGVLVLTILRHRNMRNVPNIYVFSLALGDLLVIVTCVPFTITVYILDSWPFGLQLCRVSECAKDISIGVSVFTLTALSADRYFAIVDPMRKLHATGTGSRATRFAVIVAVMIWLLAIVCAIPASFSYVREFRVNSNMNFSACYPFPERFGPKYPQIIVICRFFINYAIPLTVIGVFYALMARHLMRSTRNIPGEIQGQVRQIKARKKVAKMVMAFVIVFAVCFFFHHVFMLWFYIHPTAQKDYNDFWHYFRIISFCLAFTNSCINPIALYCVRGTFRKYFDKYLLCCVPRRVRMRYRRSSDLSSRGRGQSFSLMSSRRYLGDSRRGQRNTVHLSVLGNDVRTSLPCKEQETTISLTACPNGVEDDLRNHRNSTTEQPISRECSLNSKD, encoded by the exons ATGTTCAGAACTCGCACCACCGTATCCCCGTTATCCGAGTCATGGACAACGTCGTCCACCTCGTCGATCCTCAGAGTGACATCTGGAATATCATCCACCACGCATTACACGAGCATAGGAAGCGTGTACGATGTGATCGATCAAACGATGCTGATGGATGAGGAAGAAAACTACACGCCGTATGGAGATCGACCGGAGACTTACATCGTGCCAGTGGTGTTTCTGCTTATCTTCCTGATTGGGCTAACCGGGAACGGGGTGTTGGTACTCACTATCCTACGGCACAGGAACATGAGAAACGTTCCTAATATTTATGTCTTCTCCTTGGCGCTTGGAGACCTCTTG GTGATAGTAACGTGCGTCCCATTCACCATCACGGTCTACATTTTGGACTCTTGGCCATTTGGGCTCCAGCTTTGTAGGGTTTCTGAATGCGCCAAAGATATCTCCATCGGAGTTTCGGTGTTCACTTTGACAGCACTTTCAGCGGACAGATATTTTGCTATCGTGGATCCAATGCGAAAACTTCATGCCACTG GTACAGGAAGTCGAGCAACGCGTTTCGCGGTGATCGTCGCTGTGATGATTTGGCTGTTAGCCATTGTATGCGCCATTCCAGCTTCCTTTTCCTACGTCAGAGAATTCCGAGTGAACAGTAACATGAACTTTAGC GCCTGCTATCCATTCCCGGAACGATTTGGCCCGAAATATCCTCAAATCATTGTGATCTGTCGTTTTTTCATCAACTACGCCATTCCGCTCACCGTCATCGGTGTTTTTTATGCTCTGATGGCCAGACACCTAATGCGGAGCACCAGAAATATACCCGGAGAGATACAGGGTCAG GTGAGGCAAATAAAAGCACGGAAGAAGGTAGCCAAGATGGTGATGGCTTTCGTGATAGTTTTCGCGGTGTGTTTCTTCTTTCATCACGTGTTCATGCTGTGGTTCTACATTCATCCGACCGCGCAAAAAGACTACAATGACTTTTGGCattattttcgaattattaGCTTCTGCCTGGCGTTCACCAACAGCTGCATCAATCCCATAGCCCTGTACTGCGTGAGGGGCACGTTCAGGAAATACTTCGACAA GTACCTGCTGTGTTGCGTGCCGAGGAGGGTTCGTATGAGATATCGTCGTTCATCGGACTTGAGTTCCCGGGGACGAGGTCAAAGTTTCTCGTTGATGAGCTCGAGGAGGTACCTGGGTGATTCGCGTCGGGGACAACGAAACACTGTGCATCTGTCCGTCCTTGGTAACGACGTTAGGACCAGCCTCCCATGCAAGGAACAAGAGACGACCATTAGTTTAACCGCGTGTCCGAACGGTGTAGAGGATGATCTGAGGAATCATCGGAATTCGACGACGGAGCAACCCATCAGTCGCGAGTGCTCGTTAAATTCCAAGGACTGA